A region from the Chelonoidis abingdonii isolate Lonesome George chromosome 10, CheloAbing_2.0, whole genome shotgun sequence genome encodes:
- the LOC116816104 gene encoding uncharacterized protein LOC116816104: protein MASQEAVDTSVFSLSGVRERMREKKNGALKTAKLNASLVSKIKTKIINNSSIVKISLKHNNKALALALSAEKANSQRLVFEKMLLQKEVERCHFQNAMLRQRLYFLNKTLKQLEAFLNGNLLTAIKMSRPSEYRSSSLPLCEGQNNTIVEGSCPDDLTDAQLGVSPLARMTAMPMRVPVCEVDDGERRQGSSSTGVQMFPLGLQTSVPEQPGKSKTTTSSRLVEEPLASQEKNGQRLSEGGEPEPAFLDSRLIFGESSSCTPQSSESFPVSTLANNLSLPQCEKITRPCSDSVVHLHGHITERKKRVTVFMTSTPSSAMDVPLDISSNHASKWSIGGDSCASKTSMPVKLNSLNLLDLPSEPDSYPKPESPDKGLPCDLLQPEETLCNAEVDHNFSRVAEFITLEAKSQSNGQAKAAETTVVKKVRKGKKKRDALKLQPESSWDVLREEESPPSPTKVSKVKGLSGSKSEVHKPAWQTPGDALEEVSLQTSSGCAAGQSDKAKDCRRTHVLNVGQLKKVEKMVLLPQEINQESFAERLSSMESQFQSPHSASLSRKAPLGHGASQSPPCLEKQGSSIPALQQDFLGANVKCAKPKAPRETSRMSKADDCSEENVQSGTKMPEAKAGKAECQAKKGQKSKRKTSKESICNPQRSEAETSGPCADVQSLDKNTNKDSSSNTKPSRKTYTVFPPDLTGSSVPVLPGLKGGDISRSELVPESRTNKIQKGQRTSAVQSNKKQSSSPIEVLDRVAKGTNALREGADSRSKTRRKTYVVDPPEGHNEGRERFASETRGIADSAFSQADPVEQNFLPVTIFKTEPNSYLETLISEPGETNSMVGHPGLNDFSSAACSEALAFNPCSKSLPHLKPPTAANHEIADKSSALPKSSAIVKENYTEQTSGGSCGWKKAKASSKDPCQSAASPGTENKALQDLTNANFRSSISSEESLARPTRQRRDPACYAEPKLNSKLRRGDPFTNTEFLHSPVYKTKRKKMTKEKEKSKRVKQEEKCLHE from the exons ATGGCGTCTCAGGAGGCTGTGGATACATCTGTTTTCTCCCTAAGTGGTGTTAGAGAGCGGATGAGGGAGAAGAAAAATGGTGCTTTAAAGACCGCAAAGCTGAATGCTTCCCTTgtatcaaaaatcaaaacaaaaataataa ACAACTCTTCTATAGTTAAGATCTCCTTAAAACACAATAATAAAGCTCTGGCACTGGCCCTCAGCGCTGAGAAGGCGAATAGCCAGAGGCTCGTCTTCGAGAAGATGTTACTGCAGAAAGAAGTGGAGCGATGTCACTTCCAGAATGCAATGCTTCGGCAAAGGCTATATTTTCTG AATAAAACCCTCAAACAACTGGAAGCCTTTCTGAATGGTAACCTGCTGACGGCCATTAAAATGAGCAGACCTTCCGAG TACCGGTCAAGTTCTCTGCCGTTATGTGAGGGACAGAACAACACCATTGTTGAGGGCAGCTGCCCTGATGATCTCACAGATGCACAACTTGGGGTCTCTCCACTTGCTAG AATGACAGCAATGCCGATGAGGGTGCCGGTGTGCGAAGTAGATGACGGGGAGAGACGCCAAGGCAGTAGCTCCACGGGTGTGCAGATGTTCCCACTAGGGCTCCAGACATCTGTTCCAGAGCAACCGGGTAAAAGCAAAACCACCACCTCATCCCGGCTCGTTGAGGAGCCGTTAGCAAGCCAGGAGAAAAACGGGCAGAGGTTGAGCGAAGGAGGTGAACCGGAACCTGCCTTTCTTGACTCTCGTCTGATTTTTGGAG aatCCTCGTCATGTACCCCACAAAGTTCTGAAAGTTTCCCGGTATCTACTCTGGCTAATAATCTTTCTCTGCCTCAATGTGAGAAGATTACAAGACCATGTAGTGATAGTGTGGTCCACCTGCATGGACACATAACTGAAAGGAAGAAACGTGTCACTGTCTTTATGACGAGCACCCCATCTTCTGCCATGGACGTACCCCTAGATATCAGCTCAAATCATGCCTCGAAATGGAGCATTGGTGGGGACAGCTGTGCCAGTAAAACAAGCATGCCGGTCAAATTGAACTCTCTCAATCTCTTGGATTTGCCTTCGGAGCCCGATAGCTATCCTAAACCAGAATCCCCAGATAAAGGGCTTCCCTGTGACCTGCTGCAGCCTGAAGAGACTCTGTGCAATGCTGAAGTGGATCATAACTTCAGCCGAGTTGCTGAGTTTATTACATTGGAAGCCAAAAGTCAAAGTAATGGCCAAGCCAAAGCCGCTGAAACTACAGTTGTCAAAAAGGTCAGGAAGGGCAAAAAGAAAAGAGATGCACTTAAACTCCAGCCCGAAAGTAGTTGGGACGTACTCCGTGAAGAAGAGAGCCCCCCGAGTCCTACAAAGGTATCCAAGGTGAAAGGCTTGAGCGGGAGCAAATCGGAAGTGCACAAGCCTGCGTGGCAGACTCCCGGGGATGCTTTGGAAGAGGTGTCGTTACAGACGAGCAGCGGCTGTGCTGCGGGACAGAGTGATAAAGCCAAGGATTGCAGAAGAACGCATGTGTTGAATGTAGGGCAGTTGAAGAAGGTGGAAAAAATGGTCTTGTTACCACAAGAAATTAATCAAGAGTCTTTTGCTGAGAGACTGAGTAGTATGGAAAGCCAGTTCCAAAGTCCACACTCTGCCTCATTAAGTCGTAAAGCTCCATTAGGCCATGGTGCTTCTCAAAGTCCACCGTGCTTGGAAAAACAGGGCTCCAGCATACCAGCTTTGCAGCAGGATTTTCTGGGTGCAAATGTGAAATGTGCAAAACCAAAAGCACCCAGGGAGACCAGTAGAATGAGCAAAGCAGATGACTGCAGTGAGGAGAACGTGCAAAGCGGTACCAAAATGCCAGAGGCCAAAGCAGGCAAAGCTGAATGCCAGGCTAAAAAAGGGCAGAAGAGCAAGAGAAAAACGAGCAAAGAGAGCATCTGTAACCCTCAGAGAAGCGAAGCAGAGACTTCTGGTCCCTGTGCAGATGTGCAAAGTTTGGATAAAAACACCAATAAGGATTCATCAAGTAATACCAAACCTAGCCGGAAAACGTACACTGTCTTTCCTCCCGATCTTACGGGGAGCTCAGTTCCTGTCCTGCCAGGTTTAAAGGGGGGTGACATCAGCCGCTCTGAGCTTGTTCCTGAGAGCAGAACGAACAAGATCCAAAAGGGTCAGAGAACCTCAGCTGTTCAGAGCAATAAAAAACAGAGTAGCAGCCCCATAGAAGTGCTGGACAGAGTTGCCAAGGGTACGAATGCCTTAAGGGAAGGGGCTGATTCCAGATCTAAGACTAGGAGAAAAACCTATGTTGTTGACCCTCCAGAGGGTCACAATGAAGGCAGAGAGCGTTTTGCTTCTGAGACTAGAGGCATAGCAGATTCTGCCTTCAGTCAGGCTGATCCAGTGGAACAGAATTTTCTGCCTGTTACCATTTTCAAAACGGAGCCCAATTCCTACCTGGAGACACTAATCAGTGAGCCAGGTGAGACAAATTCCATGGTGGGACATCCAGGCCTTAATGacttctcctctgcagcctgtTCTGAAGCTTTGGCCTTCAACCCCTGCAGCAAAAGTCTGCCACACTTGAAGCCCCCGACTGCTGCAAACCACGAAATTGCAGACAAATCTTCCGCTCTGCCAAAGAGCTCTGCGATTGTTAAAGAAAATTACACCGAGCAGACGTCGGGAGGCAGTTGTGGGTGGAAGAAAGCAAAGGCCAGTTCAAAAGACCCTTGCCAAAGCGCAGCCTCGCCAGGAACTG